A genomic segment from Capra hircus breed San Clemente chromosome 15, ASM170441v1, whole genome shotgun sequence encodes:
- the LOC102172172 gene encoding olfactory receptor 10A5-like gives MDEGNWTRVSEFILMSFSSFPTEIQSLLFLTFLFIYLVTLLGNSLIILVTLADPMLHSPMYFFLRNLSFLEIGFNLVIVPKMLGTLVAQDTAISFLGCATQMYFFFFFGVSECFLLATMAYDRYVAICSPLHYPVIMNPRTRAKLAAVSWFPGIPMATVQTTWLFSFPFCGINKVNHFFCDSPPVLRLVCADTARFEIYAIIGTILVVMMPCLLILCSYTRIAAAILKIPSAKGKHKAFSTCSSHLLVVSLFYVSLSLTYFRPKSNNSPESKKVLSLCYTVVTPMLNPIIYSLRNNEVKNALGRTFHKAMCVRPAFCRHFEV, from the coding sequence ATGGATGAAGGAAACTGGACAAGAGTAAGTGAGTTTATCCTCAtgagtttctcttcctttcctactGAAATACAGTCATTACTCTTCCTGACATTTCTATTCATCTACCTGGTCACTCTGCTGGGAAACAGCCTCATCATTCTGGTGACCTTGGCTGACCCCATGCTGCACagccccatgtacttcttcctcaggAACTTGTCCTTCTTAGAGATTGGCTTCAACCTAGTCATCGTGCCCAAGATGCTGGGGACCCTGGTTGCCCAGGACACAGCCATCTCCTTTCTTGGCTGTGCCACGCAgatgtatttcttcttcttctttggggTTTCTGAATGCTTCCTCCTGGCCaccatggcctatgaccgctatgtaGCCATCTGCAGTCCCTTGCACTACCCAGTCATCATGAACCCAAGGACACGCGCCAAACTGGCAGCTGTCTCCTGGTTTCCAGGCATTCCCATGGCTACTGTGCAGACCACGTGGCTCTTCAGCTTTCCATTCTGTGGCATCAACAAGGTGAACCACTTCTTCTGTGACAGCCCTCCTGTGCTGAGGCTGGTCTGTGCAGACACAGCACGGTTTGAGATCTATGCCATCATTGGAACCATTCTGGTTGTCATGATGCCCTGCTTGCTGATCCTATGTTCCTACACGCGCATTGCTGCTGCCATCCTGAAGATTCCATCGGCTAAGGGGAAGCATaaagccttctccacctgctcaTCCCACCTCCTTGTTGTCTCCCTCTTCTATGTATCTTTAAGCCTCACCTACTTTCGACCTAAGTCCAATAATTCTCCTGAGAGCAAAAAAGTGCTATCACTGTGCTACACAGTTGTAACTCCCATGTTGAACCCCATTATCTACAGCTTGAGAAATAATGAGGTGAAGAATGCCCTTGGTCGGACCTTCCACAAGGCTATGTGTGTCAGACCTGCATTCTGTAGGCATTTTGAGGTATAA